Proteins co-encoded in one Gossypium arboreum isolate Shixiya-1 chromosome 11, ASM2569848v2, whole genome shotgun sequence genomic window:
- the LOC108470709 gene encoding DEAD-box ATP-dependent RNA helicase 16, whose amino-acid sequence MAKKNKQKPPQDPKPSQEEEKKQVERKEEEVEDEEEEKSFDDLGLDHRLLRALIKKDVGKPFPIQRVAIPLILQGKDVVAQARTGTGKTFAYLLPLLQKLFPSDSGSKSRLAPGGFILVPSRELCQQVYKEAVSLVELCRVQLKIVQLTGGMPASDLRAALAGPPDILVTTPKCIRDCLAAGLLQPASISESLEILVLDEADLLLQFGFGDDLKALTPAIPRSCQCLLMSATSSPDVDQLKKLILHNPFVLTLSEVDVKDEVISKNVQQFWISCCASDKLLYVLALLKLELVLKKVLIFTNTIGAGFRLKLFFEKFGIRSAILNAELPQNSRLHILEEFNAGLFDYLIATDDSQTKEKEQVNRDKDMDSRKSRKGAKPKIDSEFGVVRGIDFKNVYTVINFDMPSSASGYVHRIGRTGRAYSAGASVSLVSPDEMEIFEEIKSFLGEDDICTNTIMPFSLLTKDAVESLRYRAEDVARSVTRVAVRESRAQDLRNEILNSEKLKSHFEVNPRDLDLLKHDKVLSKEPPAPHLRDVPDYLLDQKTRDASKMVKLTRAAMGDNKSSRRQGAKKRFRKSRDPLKSFSAEAPKRVGKDGVKGEGKGLDYTHKSKKQKAV is encoded by the exons ATGGCTAAAAAGAACAAGCAGAAGCCTCCGCAAGACCCCAAACCTAGCCAGGAGGAAGAAAAGAAACAAGTAGAGCGCAAGGAAGAGGAAgtagaagatgaagaagaagagaaaagctTCGACGACTTGGGCCTCGACCATCGATTACTCCGAGCTCTTATCAAGAAAGACGTTGGCAAGCCTTTTCCGATTCAACGTGTTGCAATCCCTCTCATTCTA CAAGGCAAAGACGTGGTAGCTCAAGCTAGAACAGGCACTGGCAAAACCTTTGCATATCTTCTTCCGTTGCTTCAGAAGCTGTTTCCGTCGGATTCCGGTTCAAAATCCCGGCTTGCTCCAGGCGGTTTCATCCTCGTGCCCTCGCGTGAATTATGTCAACAG GTCTACAAAGAGGCCGTATCATTGGTTGAACTATGTAGAGTTCAATTGAAAATTGTGCAGTTAACCGGTGGAATGCCAGCTTCTGATTTG CGAGCTGCATTGGCAGGGCCTCCCGATATTTTGGTAACCACGCCAAAGTGCATAAGGGATTGCTTGGCTGCTGGATTACTTCAGCCTGCTTCTATCAGTGAATCACTCGAAATTCTAGTCCTTGATGAG GCTGATCTTTTGTTGCAATTTGGCTTTGGAGATGATCTTAAAGCTCTTACTCCTGCCATTCCTAGAAGTTGTCAATGCCTTCTAATGTCTGCTACCTCAAG CCCTGATGTTGACCAACTAAAAAAGCTGATTTTGCACAATCCATTCGTTTTGACGCTGTCAGAAGTAGATGTTAAGGATGAGGTTATCTCAAAAAATGTTCAGCAGTTCTGG ATTTCGTGCTGTGCGAGTGATAAGTTACTTTATGTTCTTGCTCTCCTAAAGTTAGAGTTGGtattgaagaaggttttgattTTTACTAACACTATTGGGGCTGGTTTCAGATTGAAACTATTCTTTGAAAAG TTTGGAATCAGGTCTGCTATATTGAATGCTGAGTTGCCTCAGAACTCTCGTCTACATATCCTGGAG GAATTCAATGCTGGGCTTTTTGATTATTTGATTGCAACTGATGACAGCCAAACAAAAGAGAAGGAACAAGTTAATAGGGACAAAGACATGGACTCAAGGAAGTCCAGAAAAGGTGCTAAGCCAAAAATTGACTCTGAGTTTGGTGTTGTGAGGGGAATTGACTTCAAAAATGTCTACACG GTTATAAATTTTGATATGCCTTCAAGTGCTTCAGGATATGTACATCGTATTGGACGAACTGGAAGAGCATATAGTGCTGGTGCTTCTGTTTCCCTT GTTTCACCAGATGAGATGGAAATTTTTGAAGAAATTAAATCCTTCTTGGGTGAAGACGACATTTGCACAAATACTATCATGCCATTTTCACTGTTGACCAAGGATGCGGTGGAGTCTTTACGATACAGAGCTGAG GATGTGGCAAGGAGTGTGACAAGAGTTGCTGTTAGAGAATCACGAGCTCAGGATTTAAGGAATGAAATTCTCAACTCTGAAAA GTTGAAGTCTCATTTTGAAGTAAATCCGAGAGATCTAG ATTTATTGAAACATGATAAGGTTCTGAGCAAGGAACCTCCTGCACCTCATCTTCGTGATGTGCCCGACTATCTATTAGACCAAAAGACACGTGATGCCAGCAAAATGGTCAAGCTTACTAGAGCCGCGATGGGAGATAACAAATCCAGTCGTCGCCAGGGAGCCAAGAAAAGATTCAGAAAAAGCAGGGATCCTCTCAAGAGCTTTTCTGCTGAG GCACCGAAGAGAGTCGGCAAAGATGGGGTGAAAGGAGAGGGAAAAGGTTTGGATTATACCCATAAATCCAAAAAGCAAAAAGCTGTTTGA